A genomic window from Cloacibacillus evryensis DSM 19522 includes:
- a CDS encoding potassium/proton antiporter, with translation MDNINALILFVSLILLFCIAFSRFLTKAGIPVLVFFIFAGMIMGSDGVGGIYFDNAVVASTIGNFAICYILFAGGMATSWKSAKEVLAPGVLLSTVGVLITAVFVAVAAYFLVGLTWLQGLLLGAVVSCTDAASVFSILRSNNLNLKAPLAPLLELESGSNDPTAYMLTIAIISLMTAPDNGFLSFAMMFVVQFSVGGALGFAFGFAGAWVTNRIKLNSDGLYPVVAATIAALIYSAVQIMHGNGFLGIYVAGMVMGNVKLAHKVSLVRFFDGFSWLMQILVFVTLGLLVFPSQLPSVWLPAITISVMLMFVIRPAAVFLTLLPFKYPRNARLLISWVGLRGASSIVFASYALSNSLPNADVIFNMVFFISLTSVILQGSLLAPVASLLDQLDREDKTLVSRGFTDYEEELQGTLYELRAVKGSPAVGMAVQEMKFPESVRIMLISRGSGTLTPTGKTRIKEGDMLMVTAENTGVLLALKERLGLA, from the coding sequence ATGGATAATATCAACGCACTCATTCTCTTTGTATCTCTTATATTGCTTTTTTGCATAGCGTTCAGCCGCTTTCTTACAAAGGCTGGCATTCCCGTGCTCGTCTTCTTTATCTTCGCGGGAATGATCATGGGGTCCGACGGCGTCGGGGGCATATACTTCGATAACGCCGTCGTCGCCAGCACCATCGGGAACTTCGCCATATGCTATATCCTCTTTGCCGGCGGTATGGCGACGAGCTGGAAGTCCGCCAAAGAAGTGCTGGCGCCGGGGGTGCTGCTCTCCACCGTAGGCGTCCTTATAACGGCCGTGTTCGTCGCCGTCGCCGCCTATTTCCTCGTGGGTCTCACATGGCTTCAGGGGCTGCTGCTGGGAGCGGTGGTATCCTGTACCGACGCCGCCTCCGTGTTCTCCATTCTGCGCTCAAACAACCTCAACCTCAAAGCGCCGCTCGCGCCGCTGCTTGAACTTGAGAGCGGCAGCAACGACCCCACCGCGTACATGCTGACGATCGCGATAATCAGCCTCATGACGGCGCCTGACAACGGTTTCCTCAGCTTCGCCATGATGTTCGTGGTGCAGTTCTCCGTCGGCGGCGCGCTTGGCTTTGCCTTCGGTTTTGCCGGCGCGTGGGTGACGAACCGCATAAAGCTCAACAGCGACGGTCTGTATCCCGTCGTTGCGGCGACGATAGCCGCCCTTATATATTCGGCGGTGCAAATAATGCACGGGAATGGGTTCCTCGGGATATATGTCGCCGGCATGGTGATGGGAAATGTAAAGCTGGCTCACAAGGTTTCGCTGGTCCGTTTCTTTGACGGGTTTTCCTGGCTGATGCAGATACTGGTTTTCGTCACGCTCGGCCTGCTCGTCTTTCCCTCGCAGCTGCCATCCGTATGGCTGCCGGCGATAACGATATCGGTCATGCTGATGTTCGTCATTCGCCCCGCGGCCGTCTTCCTTACGCTGCTGCCCTTCAAATATCCCAGAAATGCGCGGCTCCTGATCTCGTGGGTCGGCCTGCGCGGCGCCTCGTCGATCGTTTTTGCCTCCTACGCGCTCTCCAATTCGCTCCCCAATGCGGACGTGATTTTTAACATGGTCTTTTTTATATCGCTGACCTCCGTGATCCTTCAGGGGTCTCTTCTTGCGCCGGTGGCCTCGTTGCTCGACCAGCTTGACCGCGAGGACAAGACCCTTGTCTCCCGCGGCTTCACCGACTATGAAGAGGAGCTGCAGGGGACCCTTTACGAGCTGCGCGCGGTCAAGGGATCGCCGGCCGTCGGAATGGCGGTGCAGGAGATGAAGTTCCCCGAGAGCGTGCGCATCATGCTCATAAGCCGCGGCAGCGGCACCCTCACCCCGACGGGGAAGACCCGGATCAAGGAGGGCGATATGCTGATGGTGACGGCGGAAAACACCGGCGTCCTGCTCGCGCTTAAGGAACGTCTCGGCCTCGCTTAG
- a CDS encoding MATE family efflux transporter encodes MLLNKKYEIDMCSGAILPKMLLFAIPLMCSSILQLLFNAADIIVVGRYAGDNSLAAVGSNTPLIGLLTNLFIGLSIGTNVLAARYYGAKAEEDLAKTVHTSMVLGIVSGLFLSVAGIAGARRILIWMQTPEEVLGLATLYLVIYFLGMTAMMVYNFGSAILRAVGDTRRPLYYLVAAGIINVILNLFFVINLRLDVAGVAIATVISQCVSALLVVRCLLREGGGIRLVPSMMRIDRAKLAQILKIGLPAGIQGVLFSLSNVVIQSSINSFGAVVMAGNSAAANIELFVYFAMNAFYQAIISFTSQNYGAGRIKRIYKVLLRGQACIVVIGGLLGVLVVIFGRTLLGVYSSSGAVIDAGMQRLWILCSTYVLCGMMDGMVGTLRGLGYSVLPTVVTLLGACGLRLVWIATLFQAEAFHTVTTVYLSYPVSWAVTFGVHVLCFRWIMTKRLLVRKL; translated from the coding sequence ATGTTGCTGAACAAAAAGTACGAGATAGATATGTGCAGCGGAGCGATTTTGCCGAAGATGCTTCTTTTCGCGATCCCGCTGATGTGCTCAAGTATATTGCAGCTGCTTTTCAACGCGGCGGATATCATCGTGGTCGGACGTTACGCGGGCGATAATTCTCTTGCCGCGGTAGGTTCCAACACACCTCTTATCGGGCTTTTGACAAATCTTTTTATCGGACTTTCGATAGGGACGAATGTGCTCGCGGCGCGCTATTACGGCGCGAAAGCGGAGGAGGACCTTGCCAAGACCGTCCACACCTCGATGGTGCTCGGGATCGTCAGCGGCCTTTTTCTGTCGGTCGCCGGCATCGCGGGGGCGCGGAGGATACTCATCTGGATGCAGACCCCTGAGGAGGTGCTCGGCCTCGCGACGCTGTATCTGGTCATCTATTTTCTCGGGATGACCGCGATGATGGTCTATAATTTTGGCAGCGCGATCCTGCGGGCCGTGGGGGACACGCGCCGGCCGCTCTATTATCTGGTGGCCGCCGGTATTATCAACGTGATCCTGAATCTCTTTTTTGTCATCAACCTGCGCCTGGACGTCGCCGGCGTGGCGATCGCGACGGTGATATCGCAGTGCGTTTCGGCGCTGCTCGTAGTGCGCTGTCTGCTTCGCGAGGGCGGCGGCATCCGGCTGGTACCCTCGATGATGAGGATAGACAGGGCTAAGCTGGCGCAGATTTTGAAGATCGGCCTTCCCGCGGGAATCCAGGGGGTCCTGTTTTCTCTCTCGAACGTCGTTATCCAGTCTTCGATCAACTCCTTCGGCGCGGTGGTGATGGCGGGTAACTCCGCCGCCGCGAATATTGAACTTTTCGTCTATTTCGCGATGAACGCCTTTTATCAGGCGATCATCTCATTTACGAGCCAGAATTACGGAGCCGGGCGCATCAAACGCATTTATAAGGTCCTCCTGCGCGGCCAGGCCTGTATCGTCGTGATCGGCGGATTGCTCGGCGTGCTCGTCGTCATCTTCGGACGGACGCTGCTCGGCGTATATTCATCGAGCGGCGCGGTGATCGACGCGGGCATGCAGCGGCTGTGGATACTGTGCAGCACCTATGTGCTCTGCGGCATGATGGACGGCATGGTGGGAACGCTGCGCGGCCTCGGTTATTCGGTGCTGCCGACCGTCGTAACGCTGCTCGGCGCCTGCGGGCTGCGTCTGGTGTGGATCGCCACATTGTTCCAGGCGGAGGCTTTCCATACCGTCACGACGGTCTATCTTTCATATCCGGTCTCGTGGGCTGTGACCTTCGGCGTCCACGTCCTCTGTTTCCGGTGGATCATGACCAAGCGGCTGCTGGTTAGGAAGCTCTAG
- the tdh gene encoding L-threonine 3-dehydrogenase, with product MKGKMLALVKEKPGVGLWMREVDIPQPGPNDVLIKIKKTSICGTDLHIYNWDEWSQKTIKTPMTIGHEYVGEIVELGSHVRGWKVGERVSGEGHIVCGECRNCLAGRRHYCPHTIGVGVNRDGAFAQYLSIPTTNVWRCAPEIPDDIISCFDPLGNATHTALQFDLIGEDVLITGAGPIGMMAAAICRHVGARNVVVSDLNDYRLDLAKRLGATRTVRADREDLRDVMRELGMKEGFDVGLEMSGSPQAFSGMVNAMHNSGKIALLGLVKPGTVIDWDKVIFNGLTIKGIYGREMYETWYKMTTMLQSGLNISEVITHRFDVRDFEKGFEAMNSGQSGKVVLDWQKL from the coding sequence ATGAAGGGAAAAATGCTTGCTCTTGTCAAAGAAAAACCGGGTGTCGGCCTGTGGATGCGCGAAGTCGACATTCCTCAGCCGGGGCCCAACGATGTTTTGATAAAAATAAAGAAGACATCGATCTGCGGCACGGACCTCCACATTTATAACTGGGACGAATGGTCGCAGAAGACCATTAAAACTCCGATGACTATCGGGCACGAGTATGTCGGCGAGATCGTCGAGCTCGGCAGCCATGTGCGCGGCTGGAAGGTTGGAGAGCGAGTCTCCGGCGAGGGCCATATTGTCTGCGGCGAGTGCCGTAACTGCCTAGCCGGTCGCCGCCATTACTGCCCGCACACGATCGGCGTAGGCGTGAACAGGGACGGAGCTTTCGCGCAGTATCTCTCGATACCGACGACGAACGTCTGGCGCTGCGCCCCTGAGATCCCAGACGATATAATCTCCTGCTTCGATCCTCTCGGCAACGCCACGCACACGGCGCTACAGTTCGACCTTATCGGCGAGGACGTGCTTATCACGGGAGCGGGCCCCATCGGCATGATGGCCGCCGCGATATGCCGCCACGTAGGCGCGCGCAACGTCGTCGTCAGCGACCTCAACGACTACCGGCTCGACCTCGCGAAGAGGCTTGGCGCGACGCGCACGGTACGCGCCGACAGGGAAGACCTCCGCGACGTGATGCGCGAGCTCGGCATGAAAGAGGGCTTCGACGTCGGACTTGAGATGTCCGGCAGCCCGCAGGCCTTTTCCGGCATGGTCAACGCGATGCACAACAGCGGCAAGATCGCGCTGCTCGGCCTGGTAAAGCCTGGCACCGTGATCGACTGGGACAAGGTCATCTTCAACGGGCTGACGATAAAGGGCATCTACGGACGCGAGATGTACGAGACATGGTATAAGATGACGACGATGCTCCAGAGCGGGCTCAACATCAGCGAGGTCATCACCCACCGCTTCGACGTGCGCGACTTTGAAAAGGGCTTTGAGGCGATGAACAGCGGGCAGTCGGGCAAGGTCGTCCTTGACTGGCAGAAACTTTAA
- a CDS encoding ATP-binding protein, whose product MIRELIPYRDFERDEVFACVTGLIKSAGQIDDSSLAESASWYCDCVAKMAAAAEKAGIAGNLWQTWLAMLVAENENPFSLAHERREPLDGTMRSLAMRDFETLYDYMHYDLRAVEAELGLGASGCLDGFVPMEAGPVSFGRIAGAVVGGLAEAMAKADSPAGLYEAAAAFYREHGVGKFGIYGGFRWDAHSREIVPAIPLEDIALSDLVGYEEQKKAVVDNTAAFLEGRPANNVLLYGEGGTGKSSTIKALLNEYAPRGLRMIEVYKHQINDLETILEEIKLRNYKFILFMDDLSFEQFEVEYKFLKAFIEGGIEKRPDNVLIYATSNRRHLMKETWGDRLDKDDDMHESETMQEKMSLVDRFGLLIRYFSPEQGEYLHIVRSLAVEYGVELPDEELERGAIRWELKHGGFSGRSARQYVEFLAGRK is encoded by the coding sequence ATGATACGGGAGCTGATCCCCTACCGCGATTTTGAACGCGACGAGGTCTTTGCCTGCGTTACGGGGCTCATCAAGAGCGCCGGACAGATAGACGATTCCTCTCTTGCCGAAAGCGCCTCATGGTATTGCGACTGCGTCGCGAAGATGGCCGCGGCGGCGGAGAAGGCCGGCATCGCGGGGAACCTTTGGCAGACGTGGCTCGCGATGCTTGTCGCGGAAAACGAAAACCCCTTCTCTCTCGCGCACGAGCGCCGCGAACCGCTTGACGGCACGATGCGCTCGCTTGCGATGAGGGACTTTGAGACGTTATACGACTACATGCACTATGACCTCAGAGCCGTTGAGGCCGAGCTTGGCCTTGGCGCTTCCGGCTGCCTTGACGGTTTTGTGCCGATGGAGGCCGGACCGGTCTCCTTTGGGCGTATCGCCGGCGCGGTGGTCGGAGGTCTCGCGGAGGCGATGGCAAAGGCTGATTCTCCCGCCGGCCTTTATGAGGCGGCGGCGGCCTTTTACCGTGAGCACGGAGTCGGCAAATTCGGCATTTACGGAGGCTTCCGCTGGGACGCGCACTCGCGTGAGATCGTTCCCGCGATACCGCTTGAGGATATCGCCCTCTCCGACCTCGTCGGCTATGAAGAGCAGAAAAAGGCGGTGGTGGACAACACCGCGGCCTTTCTCGAAGGGCGTCCCGCGAACAACGTGCTTCTCTACGGCGAGGGCGGGACCGGAAAATCTTCAACGATAAAGGCTCTGCTCAACGAGTACGCCCCGCGCGGCCTGCGGATGATCGAGGTATACAAGCACCAGATAAACGACCTTGAGACTATCCTCGAGGAGATAAAACTGCGCAACTATAAGTTCATTCTCTTTATGGACGACCTCTCTTTTGAACAGTTTGAGGTAGAATACAAATTTCTCAAGGCCTTCATCGAGGGCGGTATTGAAAAGCGTCCCGACAACGTCCTTATCTACGCCACCTCAAACCGCCGCCACCTCATGAAAGAGACCTGGGGCGACCGCCTGGACAAAGACGACGACATGCACGAATCGGAGACGATGCAGGAAAAGATGTCGCTCGTTGACCGCTTCGGGCTGCTGATACGCTATTTTTCGCCCGAACAGGGTGAATACCTGCACATCGTCCGCAGCCTGGCCGTGGAATATGGCGTGGAATTACCGGACGAAGAGCTGGAACGCGGCGCGATCCGCTGGGAGCTCAAGCACGGCGGCTTCTCCGGCAGAAGCGCGCGCCAATATGTGGAATTCCTGGCCGGCAGAAAATAA
- a CDS encoding ABC transporter substrate-binding protein, whose product MRKLFAVLAIMLLALPAFAADTIKIGEIATVTGDFAAYGVAEVESVKMAVSEINAKGGVLGKKLEVVMYDCRTRNEDMVNAARRLVQQDKVVAVIGPSGSGLCIAASPVFNQGKVAHIGTLPTNPNVTVDEKGKVKPYNFRICFLDPYQGKILAVFAAKDLKAKKAAILYDVSSDYSHGLREFFTKSFKAAGGTIVADEGHRGEDVDFRAQLTKIKQSNPDVLVLPTMGKCTPLSVKQAREMGISVPIIGGDGYGDFMWEITGKEAMRNTFWVSHVAKEDPALKDFFAKYKKQTATECQEFMNAVMAYDSVYWLADAIKRANSTDPVKVRDALEKTKNLQLMHTKLTMDEFHNPKDKDGFILEAKDGKAVFYKKIRPND is encoded by the coding sequence ATGCGCAAACTATTCGCAGTACTGGCAATTATGCTTTTGGCTCTCCCAGCTTTCGCCGCCGACACGATCAAAATCGGTGAGATCGCCACGGTCACCGGAGACTTCGCCGCCTACGGCGTCGCCGAAGTCGAGTCTGTCAAGATGGCTGTCAGCGAGATCAACGCAAAGGGCGGAGTTCTCGGTAAGAAGCTCGAAGTAGTAATGTACGACTGCCGCACGCGCAACGAAGACATGGTAAACGCGGCCCGCCGCCTCGTCCAGCAGGACAAGGTCGTCGCGGTCATCGGCCCCAGCGGCTCCGGCCTCTGCATCGCGGCCTCCCCGGTGTTCAATCAGGGCAAAGTCGCCCACATCGGAACTCTTCCGACAAACCCGAATGTAACGGTCGACGAAAAGGGCAAAGTAAAGCCCTATAACTTCCGTATATGCTTCCTCGATCCCTATCAGGGAAAGATCCTCGCCGTATTCGCGGCTAAAGACCTCAAGGCTAAAAAGGCCGCGATCCTTTACGACGTGTCAAGCGATTACTCACACGGGCTCCGCGAGTTCTTCACGAAGAGCTTCAAGGCCGCCGGCGGCACGATCGTTGCCGACGAGGGACACCGTGGTGAAGACGTCGACTTCCGCGCCCAGCTGACGAAGATCAAGCAGTCGAACCCCGACGTGCTCGTTCTGCCGACGATGGGCAAGTGCACCCCCCTCTCCGTCAAGCAGGCTCGTGAAATGGGCATCAGCGTTCCCATCATCGGCGGCGACGGCTACGGCGACTTCATGTGGGAGATCACCGGCAAAGAGGCGATGAGGAATACCTTCTGGGTGAGCCACGTCGCCAAGGAAGACCCCGCGCTGAAGGATTTCTTCGCGAAGTATAAGAAGCAGACCGCGACGGAATGCCAGGAGTTCATGAACGCGGTCATGGCCTATGATTCGGTCTACTGGCTCGCGGACGCCATCAAGCGCGCGAACAGCACCGATCCCGTCAAGGTGCGCGACGCTCTTGAAAAGACAAAGAATCTTCAGCTGATGCATACGAAGCTGACGATGGACGAATTCCACAACCCGAAGGACAAGGATGGATTCATCCTCGAGGCGAAGGACGGCAAGGCCGTATTCTACAAGAAGATCAGACCGAACGACTAA
- a CDS encoding glycine C-acetyltransferase has translation MKTAIGKIAAEIEKIKADGLYKNERIITTPQRDVIDTTAKGGVVNMCANNYLGLADNARVIEAAKAAYDRWGYGLASVRFICGTQQIHKDLEAAVSRFLGMDDTILYSSCFDANGGVFEPLLSDKDAIISDELNHASIIDGVRLCKAKKFRYKNNDMASLREQLEAAKTAGADIKLIVTDGVFSMDGYIADLKGICDLADEYDALVMVDDSHAVGFMGERGRGTHEYCGVMGRVDIITGTLGKALGGASGGYVSSKAEIVEMLRQRSRPYLFSNTVAPAICGASLEVIKMLEESTGYRDRVHANTKYFREEMAALGFDILPGTHPIVPIMLYDAKAASEFASRLLEKGIYVTGFFYPVVPQGKARVRTQVSAAHTKEDLDRAITAFAEVKREMGI, from the coding sequence ATGAAAACTGCGATCGGCAAAATAGCGGCTGAAATAGAAAAGATAAAGGCGGACGGCCTCTATAAGAACGAACGTATAATCACGACCCCGCAGCGCGACGTGATCGACACCACCGCCAAGGGCGGCGTCGTCAACATGTGCGCCAACAACTACCTGGGACTCGCCGACAACGCGCGCGTCATCGAAGCGGCGAAGGCGGCCTACGACCGCTGGGGCTACGGCCTGGCCTCGGTTCGTTTCATCTGCGGCACACAGCAGATACACAAGGACCTCGAAGCTGCCGTCAGCCGCTTCCTCGGCATGGATGATACTATTCTCTATTCCTCCTGCTTCGACGCGAACGGGGGCGTATTCGAGCCGCTGCTCTCCGACAAGGACGCGATCATCAGCGACGAGCTGAACCACGCCAGCATCATCGACGGCGTGCGCCTCTGCAAGGCGAAGAAGTTCCGCTATAAGAACAACGACATGGCGTCGCTCCGCGAACAGTTGGAGGCGGCGAAAACGGCGGGAGCAGACATCAAACTCATCGTCACCGACGGCGTATTCTCGATGGACGGCTATATCGCCGACCTTAAAGGCATTTGCGACCTCGCCGACGAATATGACGCCCTCGTGATGGTCGACGACAGCCACGCAGTCGGCTTTATGGGCGAACGCGGGCGCGGCACGCACGAATACTGCGGCGTCATGGGACGCGTAGACATCATCACCGGCACTCTCGGCAAGGCTCTCGGCGGAGCCTCCGGCGGTTATGTGAGCTCTAAGGCCGAAATTGTGGAGATGCTGCGCCAGCGCAGCCGCCCCTATCTCTTCTCGAACACCGTAGCCCCCGCGATCTGCGGCGCCTCGCTAGAAGTTATAAAGATGCTTGAGGAGTCGACCGGATACCGCGACCGGGTACACGCCAACACCAAATATTTCCGCGAAGAGATGGCGGCGCTGGGCTTCGACATCCTCCCCGGGACGCATCCGATCGTGCCGATCATGCTCTATGACGCGAAGGCAGCCTCGGAATTCGCCTCACGGCTGCTTGAAAAGGGCATATACGTGACGGGCTTCTTCTACCCCGTAGTCCCGCAGGGCAAGGCAAGGGTGCGCACACAGGTCTCCGCGGCGCACACGAAGGAGGATCTCGACAGGGCGATAACAGCCTTCGCCGAGGTCAAGAGGGAGATGGGGATCTAG
- the typA gene encoding translational GTPase TypA, protein MQDSSKIRNIAIIAHIDHGKTTLIDGIFKAAHLFRDNQVMEERVMDAGNLERERGITIKAKHCTVEWEGYKINIVDTPGHADFSGEVERVLSMVDSVLLLVDANEGPMPQTRYVLMRALKLGLRPIVIVNKVDRPNAEPDSALDKTFDLFIELGATEEQCDFAVLYGSGLQGWFVDDLGKHEDNSKAGMNDLFKTIIERVPAPRAEMDKPFLMQVCTLSWSEYLGRIGCGRILQGTLKKGDRILRTHTRWTDYDQTSWEVVSTDTSTCAHLYVTKGLDRAEVSEVGAGDIVWFTGPENIDLGDTMSAPDLSNPAIAPLDIEEPTVSMLFLVNTSPFANQDGNAITLRQLKARIERETKTDPALRMEDLGRPDGIKVSGRGELHLGILIEEIRREGSEICVSRPEVITQHDSRGRTLEPMEELIIDVPEEYQGVVIQKLAQRKGELKNMENSGTGVLRLEFSIPTRGLIGYRGEFLTDTRGLGILASRFVGYGEWMGEINARSRGSLVSMDTGPATSYALDNLQERGTLFIKPGDPIYNGQVVGEASRLKDIPCNPAKRKQQNNMRSATKDMKTVLDVPRTVTIDTALEWIADDELVEVTPLSVRIRKMILDADQRKKARMQAGISDSDED, encoded by the coding sequence ATGCAGGACTCTTCAAAGATAAGAAATATAGCTATCATCGCTCATATCGACCACGGCAAGACAACGTTAATAGACGGCATCTTCAAGGCGGCGCACCTCTTCCGCGATAATCAGGTAATGGAGGAGCGCGTGATGGACGCGGGAAATCTGGAGCGCGAACGCGGCATCACGATCAAGGCCAAACACTGCACGGTCGAATGGGAAGGCTACAAGATAAACATCGTCGACACCCCCGGGCACGCCGATTTTTCGGGAGAGGTCGAAAGAGTCCTCTCGATGGTCGATTCCGTCCTGCTGCTCGTCGACGCGAACGAAGGGCCGATGCCGCAGACGCGTTATGTCCTCATGCGCGCGCTGAAACTCGGACTCAGGCCGATCGTGATCGTCAACAAGGTGGACCGCCCGAACGCCGAACCCGACTCGGCGCTCGACAAGACCTTTGACCTGTTTATTGAGCTTGGCGCGACGGAAGAGCAGTGCGACTTCGCGGTGCTCTATGGCTCCGGCCTTCAGGGCTGGTTCGTGGACGATCTCGGCAAACACGAGGATAACTCAAAGGCCGGAATGAACGACCTCTTTAAGACGATAATCGAGAGGGTCCCGGCGCCGCGCGCGGAGATGGACAAGCCCTTCCTCATGCAGGTCTGCACGCTCTCATGGAGCGAATATCTGGGCCGCATCGGCTGCGGGCGCATCCTTCAGGGCACGCTGAAGAAAGGGGACCGGATACTGCGCACGCACACGCGCTGGACCGATTACGATCAGACGAGCTGGGAGGTCGTATCCACCGACACCTCGACCTGTGCGCACCTCTATGTCACAAAGGGGCTGGACCGCGCCGAAGTTTCGGAGGTCGGCGCGGGCGACATCGTCTGGTTCACGGGGCCCGAGAATATCGACCTCGGCGATACGATGAGCGCTCCTGACCTTTCTAATCCCGCGATCGCGCCTCTTGACATCGAAGAGCCTACGGTCTCGATGCTTTTCCTTGTAAACACGAGCCCCTTCGCCAATCAGGACGGCAACGCGATCACGCTGCGCCAGCTCAAGGCGCGCATAGAGCGTGAAACCAAGACCGACCCCGCCCTGCGCATGGAAGACCTCGGCCGTCCTGACGGCATCAAGGTCTCGGGGCGCGGCGAGCTTCACCTCGGCATCCTTATCGAAGAGATACGCCGCGAGGGATCGGAGATCTGCGTCTCGCGTCCTGAGGTCATCACCCAGCACGATTCAAGGGGGCGCACTCTCGAGCCGATGGAGGAACTTATCATCGACGTGCCGGAGGAATATCAGGGCGTCGTTATCCAGAAGCTCGCGCAGCGCAAGGGCGAGCTTAAAAATATGGAAAACAGCGGCACCGGCGTTCTGCGCCTGGAATTTTCTATCCCTACGCGCGGCCTTATCGGCTACCGCGGGGAATTTCTCACCGACACGCGCGGCCTGGGCATCCTCGCTTCGCGCTTCGTCGGCTATGGCGAATGGATGGGCGAGATAAACGCGCGCTCGCGCGGTTCGCTCGTCTCGATGGATACCGGCCCCGCCACAAGCTACGCGCTTGACAACCTTCAGGAGCGCGGCACCCTCTTTATCAAACCGGGCGACCCGATCTACAACGGACAGGTCGTGGGCGAAGCCTCGCGCCTCAAAGACATTCCCTGCAATCCCGCCAAACGTAAACAGCAGAACAACATGCGTTCCGCGACCAAGGATATGAAGACGGTGCTCGACGTCCCGCGCACGGTGACGATCGATACGGCGCTTGAGTGGATCGCCGACGACGAGCTGGTCGAGGTGACGCCGCTTTCGGTGCGTATACGCAAGATGATCCTCGACGCCGACCAGCGCAAGAAGGCCCGTATGCAGGCGGGGATAAGCGATTCGGACGAGGATTAA